A single genomic interval of Bradyrhizobium japonicum USDA 6 harbors:
- a CDS encoding ArsC/Spx/MgsR family protein, whose translation MATIIFYQKPGCATNARQIQALKSAGHDVVVQDILKEPWHADELRSFFRNMPVGSWFNRAAPRVKSGEVNLDSIDAASALALMVSDPLLIRRPLIDLDGIRCAGLDREPALSLLGHQTQEHLQGCLHQATRTRCPKMGSSE comes from the coding sequence GTGGCTACAATCATCTTTTATCAGAAGCCCGGCTGCGCCACGAACGCGCGTCAGATTCAAGCGCTAAAGTCCGCCGGTCATGACGTGGTCGTCCAGGACATCTTGAAGGAGCCATGGCATGCGGACGAATTGCGCAGCTTCTTTCGCAATATGCCCGTCGGCTCCTGGTTCAACCGAGCCGCGCCTCGTGTCAAGTCGGGCGAAGTCAATCTCGATTCTATCGACGCGGCGAGCGCACTCGCATTGATGGTGAGTGATCCACTCCTGATACGACGACCGTTGATCGACTTAGACGGAATACGATGTGCCGGGCTCGATCGCGAGCCCGCGCTGTCGCTGCTTGGCCACCAGACGCAGGAGCATCTCCAGGGATGCCTGCACCAAGCAACTCGCACGCGCTGCCCGAAGATGGGATCAAGCGAATGA
- a CDS encoding OmpW/AlkL family protein, which produces MENSMRARTVLATVSVFALATSLASNSVRGADLGPAPVYYKAPPIEPRNPWMIRLRVLGVLPDTAGSSVNVPGTPLLSSPNSGLSISDQAIPELDITYFFTANLAAELILGVTSHHVSGNGALTGLDIGKAWLLPPTLTLQYHFTDFGPLKPYVGAGINYTVFFNQSAANTSLAGLSVTDLNIKNQFGAAVQFGFDYMLDRHWGLNFDVKKLWLRPEYSATLNNAIAVTGRAHIDPWLVSGGVAYKF; this is translated from the coding sequence ATGGAGAATTCGATGAGAGCAAGAACAGTCCTGGCAACTGTATCGGTCTTCGCGCTAGCGACCTCGTTGGCCAGCAACTCGGTACGTGGTGCTGATCTGGGTCCGGCGCCGGTCTACTATAAAGCTCCCCCTATTGAACCCCGCAACCCGTGGATGATCCGCCTGCGCGTGCTTGGCGTTTTGCCGGATACCGCAGGCAGTTCCGTCAACGTTCCAGGGACGCCGTTGCTGTCATCACCCAACTCTGGGCTTTCGATCAGCGATCAAGCTATACCAGAGCTCGACATCACCTATTTCTTCACAGCTAACTTAGCCGCCGAACTCATTCTCGGCGTGACCAGCCATCACGTCAGCGGCAATGGCGCGCTCACAGGGCTCGATATCGGCAAAGCCTGGCTCTTGCCTCCTACACTGACCCTGCAATATCACTTCACCGATTTTGGGCCGCTTAAGCCCTATGTCGGCGCGGGCATCAACTACACTGTATTCTTCAACCAATCGGCAGCCAATACTTCGCTCGCCGGGCTTTCCGTCACGGATCTAAACATCAAAAACCAATTCGGCGCGGCAGTCCAATTCGGTTTCGATTACATGCTCGATCGCCACTGGGGCCTCAACTTTGACGTTAAAAAGCTGTGGCTGCGGCCGGAGTACTCGGCCACCTTAAACAATGCGATTGCCGTTACGGGCCGCGCCCATATTGATCCATGGCTCGTCAGCGGCGGCGTCGCTTACAAGTTCTGA
- a CDS encoding (2Fe-2S) ferredoxin domain-containing protein, producing MNSEKEFHLPQLYRHHVFACNTQRPPNHPHGSCGASGAQALWDRMGKAIEAQGLDDIGFATAGCLGFCNSGPLLVVYPDGVWYRATTPEDVDEIVISHLKHGQRVDRLVIVLKRS from the coding sequence GTGAACTCAGAAAAAGAATTTCATCTCCCTCAACTCTATAGGCACCATGTCTTTGCGTGCAACACGCAGCGTCCGCCAAACCATCCCCACGGCAGTTGTGGCGCCTCCGGCGCGCAAGCTCTGTGGGATCGAATGGGCAAGGCGATCGAAGCGCAAGGCCTCGACGATATTGGCTTCGCGACTGCGGGCTGCCTTGGCTTTTGTAACTCTGGTCCTTTGCTGGTTGTCTATCCCGACGGAGTCTGGTATCGCGCGACCACGCCTGAGGATGTCGACGAGATCGTCATATCCCACCTCAAGCACGGCCAACGTGTCGACCGGCTTGTGATAGTGCTCAAGCGAAGCTAG